In Pyrodictium occultum, the genomic window AAGCCAAGGACTTCATAGAGGAGGTGCGCGAGGAGCTAGAGAAGATCCGCGCAGCTGAGGCTGAAAAGCTTAAGGAGGCTGCGGCCGAGGCCCCCAGCGAGGAGGCTGAGGCTGTGGAAGAGGAGGAGCCCGAGGAGGCCAAAGTCTAGCCCTTCTCCCGCCTCCCTAGAGAGGCTCCTGGAGGGGTGGCCCCGGTGGCCAAGTACATGATAAGGACCGATGATATACGTAAAATGAGCCCCGAGGAGAGGCTCAAGAAGCTCGAGGAGCTCCGGGAGGAGCTGGTCAAGCTCCGTCTAAAGGCCTCGGTGGGTACCCTCGAGAACCCCGGCGCTATACGCGCCATAAGGAAGACTATAGCAAGGATACTCACCGTGATGCGGGAGGAGGAGCTTAAGCAGCAGCACGTAGCGGGCAAAAGGTCTTGAGGCACACCGAGTGGAACATTATTTTCCATACGCTTGTCGGCCTCCGTGCCCGTGTGCTCCTCCATCCAGACCCCGGTCTCCGTGGTGTCGAGGGTAGAATTCTGCTAGAGACACGGCGCGGCCTCCTCCTGGAGGCCGATGGGCGGAGGCTCTGGGTCTCGAAGGCAAATGCTATATTCCTAATCCAGCTGCCGGGCGGCAGCTGGGTTGTTGTACGAGGGGAAGAAATACGGGGTGTGCAGTCTGAGCGGCTCAAGCGGCTGGAGAGGAGCAAGGGGGTAGGATGGCTTGTCCGCGCGGGTGAGAAGCGTAGGTATACCTGGGGTCAACCCTCCGGAGAGGACGTGTAACGACTCCAAGTGTCCTTGGCATGGCAGGGTGCGGGTGCGCGGCCTTGTACTGACGGGCGTCGTGGTCAAGGCTAAGATGAAGAACACCGTGGTTGTGGAGCGTGAGTACGTCTACTATGACCGGAAGTACAAGAGATACGAGAAGAGGAGGAGCAGGATACATGCCCACAACCCGCCCTGCATCAACGCTAAGCCGGGCGATATTGTGGTGATAGGCGAGACCAGGCCGCTGGCAAAGACGGTACACTTCGTGGTCCTGGGCGTCGTGGGCAGGAAGACCATGAGCTGAAGGAACCAATGAAGGTTACGTTGTTGCCATCTTTAAATAGCTCTAGGCGCTTGGGGGCCTCGACACCTGGGGGTGCCAGCCTCTATGCCCAAGGGCGGTGCAGGCGCAGGATCCAGGCGGCACATAGCTCCCGGCCTGCAGGTGGGCAGCTACGTCAGGGTTGCCGATAACAGCGGGGCCAAGGAGGCCATGATTATAGGTGTGATAGGCTACCGTGGCCGCCTCCGCAGGATCCCTCCGGCGGCAGTCGGCGACATGGTTGTTGTGACCGTGAAGAAGGGCACGCCGGAGATGAGGAGGCAGGTTACAAGGGCTATAGTGATTAGGCAGAGGAGGCCGTATCGGAGGCCCGACGGCACCTGGGTGGCTTTCGAGGACAATGCTGTGGTTATAGTGAGCCCTGACGGCGCCCCTAAGGGCAGTGAGATCCGTGGCCCGGTGGCCCGGGAGGCTGCCGAGCGCTGGCCCAGGGTAGCCAACATAGCCAGTATAATAATATAGCTCTGGGTGGTCGGTGTGAGGTGGGTCAAGTCCAGGCAGCCGAGGAAGCAGAGGAGGGCGCTCTTCAACGCTCCCCTCCACAAGAGGCAGAAGCTCATGGCGGCGCCTCTAAGCCCGGAGCTGCGCAGGCAGTATGGTATACGCAGCCTTCCAGTGAGGACGGGTGACGAGGTAGTAGTGATGAGGGGCGACTTCAAGGGCCACAAGGGCAAGGTGGTCAAGGTAGACCTGCGCCGCATGAGGATATACGTTGACGGTGTCACCGTGAATAATGCCAGGGGCGAGCCCAGGTACTACCCGCTCCACCCCTCCAAGGTCATGATAGTCTCGCTCAACCTTGACGACAAGAGGCGCCGCGAGATAATAGAGCGTAAGCGCAAGCAGCGCGAGGCCCAGCTCGCCCTCCTCCGTGGCGGGGGAGAGCAGGCTATAGGGGGCCGGGAGCAGGGGGCCCAGCAGTAGGGTTAACGAGGTGGCACACAATGGCGCGGATGGGCGGGCGTAGGCACCTCAAGACGCTGGCTGCGCCTAAGTTCTGGCCCGTGAGGCAGCGAGTCGGCGTCTTCACCGTGAAGCCCTCGCCGGGGCCCCACCCCGTGGAGAGGTCGATACCGCTGCTGATACTGGTGAGAGATGTACTCGGCTACGCCAAGACCGGCCGGGAGGCCAGGAAGCTGATAGCCGAGGGCCACTTCAAGATAGATGGCAGGGTTAGGAGGAACTACAAGTACCCTGTGGGCTTCATGGATGTAGTCGAGATAGTAGATACGGGTGAGGCCTACCGGCTACTGCCCTACCCGGTGCGCTTCTTCACCCTCCACCCCATACCCAGGGAGGAGGCTGGCTTCAAGCTAGGCAGGATAGAGGACAAATCCACAGTGAAGGGCGGCCACGTGCAGCTGCACCTGCATGATGGGAGAAATGTGCTGATACGGGTCTCGGATCCCACCAACCCGGTGGAGGCTAAGGAGTACCGCACCCTGGGCACTGTCAAGATAAGCCTACCCCAGCAGGAGCTCCTCGGCTACGCCCCGCTGGAGACGGACAGCCTTGCCATAGTGGTGGGCGGCCGGAACGTGGGCCGCGTCGGCAGGGTGGTATCCATACAGCGTGGAATCGGCCGGAAGAGGAGCATAGTGACCCTCGAGGACGCCCGCGGCGAGAAGCTCCAGACAAGCCTGGACTACATCTTCGTGATCGCACCGCCCGGAGAGGAGCCCTGGATAAGCCTGCCCGAGGGTGCGTGGAAATGAGCCAGCTAGCCGCCGCCCAGGAGTCCTCTTCCCTCCCCCTGCCCCCGGAGCGGGTTGAGGAGATCAAACGCCGCTGGGAGCAGAACCCTATGCTGAAACCGCGGCTCGTCAAGGTGACTGTGAACATCGGCGTCGGCGAGTCCGGTGAGAGGCTGCAGAAGGCCGTCAGAGTACTAGAGATGCTCACTGGGCAGAAGCCCTCGGTCAGGAGAGCTAAGAGGACCATACGAGACTTCGGCATAAGGAAGGGGGAGCCCATAGCGGCGGTGGTTACTCTACGCCGCGGGCGGGCGGTAGAGTTCCTCCGCAAGGCTCTGCAGGCGGTGGGCAACAAGCTCCGGGCCAGCCAGTTCGACGAGTTCGGCAACGTGGCCTTCGGGATAAAGGAGCACATACTGATCCCCGGCGTACGCTACGACCCCGAAATAGGCGTCTTCGGTATGGATGTTGTGGTGACTGTTGAGAGGCCCGGCTACCGCGTGGCTAGGAGGAGGAGGGCCCGCAGCAGGATACCGAGGCGCCATAGAGTGACCAAGGAGGAGTCAATGGTGCTCCTCCACGAGATGTTCGGAGTAGTTATAGAGCCCAGGTGAAAGTGGCCACCTCACGCGGGTGCGGTGGTATGGGCAAGTACAGGCCGCCCAAGGTTGTGAGATATGGCCGCGGTGCCTACAAGTGTCAGCGCTGCGGCAGCCGCGACGCCGTGATAAAGAAGTATGGCCTCATGCTCTGCCGCCAGTGCTTCCGCGAGCTTGCAGTCAGCCTGGGTTTCCGCAAGTACATGTAGCATGAGCCTCGAGGTGGCCGAGCCATGGTGA contains:
- a CDS encoding 30S ribosomal protein S17, with the protein product MSARVRSVGIPGVNPPERTCNDSKCPWHGRVRVRGLVLTGVVVKAKMKNTVVVEREYVYYDRKYKRYEKRRSRIHAHNPPCINAKPGDIVVIGETRPLAKTVHFVVLGVVGRKTMS
- the rplX gene encoding 50S ribosomal protein L24 → MRWVKSRQPRKQRRALFNAPLHKRQKLMAAPLSPELRRQYGIRSLPVRTGDEVVVMRGDFKGHKGKVVKVDLRRMRIYVDGVTVNNARGEPRYYPLHPSKVMIVSLNLDDKRRREIIERKRKQREAQLALLRGGGEQAIGGREQGAQQ
- the rpmC gene encoding 50S ribosomal protein L29; this encodes MIRTDDIRKMSPEERLKKLEELREELVKLRLKASVGTLENPGAIRAIRKTIARILTVMREEELKQQHVAGKRS
- a CDS encoding 50S ribosomal protein L14, translated to MPKGGAGAGSRRHIAPGLQVGSYVRVADNSGAKEAMIIGVIGYRGRLRRIPPAAVGDMVVVTVKKGTPEMRRQVTRAIVIRQRRPYRRPDGTWVAFEDNAVVIVSPDGAPKGSEIRGPVAREAAERWPRVANIASIII
- a CDS encoding 30S ribosomal protein S14, which translates into the protein MGKYRPPKVVRYGRGAYKCQRCGSRDAVIKKYGLMLCRQCFRELAVSLGFRKYM
- a CDS encoding 50S ribosomal protein L5, whose amino-acid sequence is MSQLAAAQESSSLPLPPERVEEIKRRWEQNPMLKPRLVKVTVNIGVGESGERLQKAVRVLEMLTGQKPSVRRAKRTIRDFGIRKGEPIAAVVTLRRGRAVEFLRKALQAVGNKLRASQFDEFGNVAFGIKEHILIPGVRYDPEIGVFGMDVVVTVERPGYRVARRRRARSRIPRRHRVTKEESMVLLHEMFGVVIEPR
- a CDS encoding 30S ribosomal protein S4e, producing MARMGGRRHLKTLAAPKFWPVRQRVGVFTVKPSPGPHPVERSIPLLILVRDVLGYAKTGREARKLIAEGHFKIDGRVRRNYKYPVGFMDVVEIVDTGEAYRLLPYPVRFFTLHPIPREEAGFKLGRIEDKSTVKGGHVQLHLHDGRNVLIRVSDPTNPVEAKEYRTLGTVKISLPQQELLGYAPLETDSLAIVVGGRNVGRVGRVVSIQRGIGRKRSIVTLEDARGEKLQTSLDYIFVIAPPGEEPWISLPEGAWK
- a CDS encoding ribonuclease P protein component 1; amino-acid sequence: MRHTEWNIIFHTLVGLRARVLLHPDPGLRGVEGRILLETRRGLLLEADGRRLWVSKANAIFLIQLPGGSWVVVRGEEIRGVQSERLKRLERSKGVGWLVRAGEKRRYTWGQPSGEDV